In the Bacillus solimangrovi genome, AGCAATTTCAAGACTTTCAAAAACAATTTGATGGGTTCTTCAATGAGAATTTTACAAATCGGTTTGATGAACTTATGAAGATGCAAACTTTTCCTCCAACTAACATTTATCGAACCGAACATGAATTGATCGTTCTCTTAAGTATTCCAGGATTAAAAAGTATGGAGCAACTTGATATATCTGTTACAAATAATAATATTGTAGTTAGTGGTAACCTCAAATGGGTTTATCAAGGGTTTCAATCTGTTCAAAAAGAAATATATAGCGGTGAGTTCGAACGAACGATTCCTCTCCCGTATGCAGTAAAAGAAGATCGGATTGAAGCTTCATATCATAAAGGTCTTGTCATTATCCACCTATATAAACTTATTCCCGATACAATATCT is a window encoding:
- a CDS encoding Hsp20/alpha crystallin family protein, with product MFDPFKQFQDFQKQFDGFFNENFTNRFDELMKMQTFPPTNIYRTEHELIVLLSIPGLKSMEQLDISVTNNNIVVSGNLKWVYQGFQSVQKEIYSGEFERTIPLPYAVKEDRIEASYHKGLVIIHLYKLIPDTISNKKIDVTYIEDE